Part of the Bacteroidota bacterium genome is shown below.
AGGTTGCCGAATGCACTTATTTACAACGCCTAAACGTACAGCACATGTCATTCTTCCAGAATCTTATCGAACATTATTTATTCCCGGATCCCAAGGGATTTAACCTGATTGCCACGCGGCTCAAACAAGGCCACTCCGCTTTGGAAATCAGGAATCAGTTGATGGAGGAAACAGGCGGCTCCAGACTTGCAACGGGAAAAATTGTCGAGCAGGTTGTAAAGGCCATCAAGATAGCTAAAATCAACATGGTGTCCGGTGCCTTGCTCTTTGCGTTTTGCCTATTTATGGTTCTGTTTGTTGCTATAGGGTTGGCGACCCTGTTTGGCCTGGTCGCGGGCGCAGCCCAATTTATAGCCGGGCGACGGGTATGGGGCTTGTATAAGCAGGCAAACGTGCAGTAGCAGTAAAAAAGCAGGCATACTGCTTCTTCAAAACCACACCAATTATGCATCAAACTGTTCTGCACCTGTCCGTCGTACCTTGTTGCCTCAATCATATACTACAGGGTTAGTTTACATGAACCGGCCGCAGTTAATTACCTTTTTCGCACCAATCTTACTGCTTAGTGCATGCCAACCCTCTCCTGCCCCTACGTTGGTTGAATACAACACAGCCATTGTGCTGGAGGCAGAACCCCGGCGATCAGCCAATGCTGAGGTAGCAGATATCGACGGGGACGGCAGCAACGAAATCCTGCTCGCGATAGGCCGGCACTGGCCCGGCCCCAACTTGCTCTTTCGCGGAGATGCATCCGGTGGGTTTACGACCGTGGATACCCTGTCCAACCCTCAGGATCGCACATATTCGCTCTCTGTTGCCGACATGGACGGCGACGGCGGCCTCGACATGGTGGTGTCTAACGACCGACCCGACCCTAACTATGTTTTACTGAATGATGGCACAGGCCAATTTACGGAACGCGTTGTGTTCGGCGATCCGTCGTGGCCAACCCGCAACAGCACGGTGGCAGACTTAAACCTGGACGGCAAGCCCGATGTAGTTGTCGCGAACCGAGACACTACTTCTACAGGCAACAATTTTGTCTGTTTGAATAACTCAGACGTTATGCTAGCATTGTCGTGTACGTCTATATCCTCGGGGCCGGCCACAACGATTTCGGTGGCAGACATCAATGGGGATGGAAACCCTGACCTGGTCGTCCCCTACCGTGACGTTGGACAAAGCCGTATCTATTTCGGTGACGGCACTGGTAGTTTCTCTGGCACCGTTGATTTTGGACCTGCAGATGCTTCCTTCAGATCAGCGATCGCATTGGACTTAAATACGGACAACTACCTCGATCTGGTTGCCATCGACGACCGGAAAAACTTGACGTTGGCATTTCTTCAAACATCCGACCTGCAATTTGAAGCCGGCCGGCAAATCGACCGGGGTGCCAACAGGCCCTATGCCCTCGACCAGGCGGATCTTAACGGCGACGGCCGGCAAGACCTTTTAGTGGGCTATCGCAATGCCCCGTCCACCGCGTTCTTCAATCTTGGAGACAGTTTACAGAACGTTTCGTTTGGTGATAGTTCAGGGACCACTTATGGATTCGGCGTTGGCGACATTGACAACGATGGTATTGTTGATATCGTGTCAGCGCGATCTGATGCTTCTGATGTGCTGTTTTTAGGGAGCCATTCCAACTAAACAGTCATGATCAGCCGGCCTCCGTCCGGTGCCACCATTCTTTGAATAGCGTACACCGCCCATCGGGTGAAAATGCTGCCAAAAGGATCCCATCCAGATCCACATGTATCCCCGAAGGCACGCGCTTGAACTCGGCCCGCCAATGTGCGATGCCCGTGTTATTGTCCCACGAGAGTATCGTGAAGCTAAAAGTGACCTCTTCCTGGGCATCCGATGCTCCTTCCTGCCAATACGAGCGGATGGCGTCGGAGCCGACCATCGGTTCATCGAACGGCGTTTCGTAGTAGCGCCCATCTGAAGCAAATAAGTTTACCACAGCATCAGCATCCCCTTTCTCCCACGCGTGTCCATAGCGGGTGAGCCAATCATCAAATGTTTGATGTCCGAGGGTATTTTCCATAACGCTACTAAATTAATAAGTGAAAACGAGGGTTTACTGCCAGACAAGCCGCTGTGTCTTACGACAACAAATAGCCCAAATGGATCAGCGTCATAACCAGGGTATTGTACACCCCATGACAGATAATGGATGCCCATAAATCACGCTTGAAATACAAAAACAAGCCCTGGTACACCATCCCAACCACAAGCGCATTGAATGCGCCGGCGGCACCCATTTGAAGATGGTAAGCGCCAAACAGTAAACATGCGATAACAAAGCTCAACACGGTTGTATACTGACCGGGAATCATCTTTTCCAGCCGGGTAAAAATGAATCCATGAAAGACAATTTCTTCATAAAACCCACCGATCAACCACCCCATAACAATCATAATGAGGAGTTGAATTTTGTTTTCGCGGATAATGTCGTAAAGGCCCAAATCTTCTTCTTCCAATTCAACAAAAAGCTCCAGCAGTGGAAATACGAGCCCTTGCATAATGCTCAAAATGGCTACCGCTGCGCCGCTTCCGATCAGGACTGCCTTTAGCGTTAAAGGCTTAAAACGAAAACCGATATCTGAGAATTTCTCTCCGTTTTGTTTAAGCACAAGCCAAACGACAAGAAGCAGCGGGATGGTATATCCAAAGTTGGGAATTAAACCCAGGTGCGGGAATACCACTATCGCTGCAATAGCAAGCAGGCTATATAAAATTTGAAGGGGCTTCATGGATTGTTCTGGGCCGGTACTGAGGTAGCGGCAAAATAGCTTTGGTGAACCATAACAAGCTGCGCCGGCACGACGCGCTTTGCATGATGGAGCAGTTACTTCACGCGCTTCTACGGGATATTTTGCGGAAATTTTCAGTATTCCCCCCAGCGGCTCGAATTTCAGGAAAAATTAGGCGTATTCCTACCTCTTCTTGTTGATTTCGCTCATCCGATTCCTTTGTTACTGAACCATTGCGCAAAGCGGCTATTATCGTGTCTGCCACTAGCCATGATGTCTGATGATCTACCGCGCGCTCGATCAAACCACACACCTCGAACCTTTAGATTCCAGCCATGTAGCGGCTACCTATAAACTTATCACAGCAAACCGCGAACACCTTGATCGCTGGCTACGGTGGTCATCAGCCATCCAAACCCGTGCTGATGTCAGCGGCTTTATCGAACAATTTCAAACCAGACTACAACAGGGCAACGGCTTTCTTTGCGGGATATGGTCTAGTGGCGCGCTCGCCGGCGCCGTCGTGTGCTGGTATATTCACCCCGAAAACAGCAATGCAGAGATCGGGTATTGGCTTGGAGAAGCATTCACAGGGCAAGGACTGGCAACGCGTGCTTCCGCAAAAACAATCGACTATTTATTCAACGAGGTGGGACTTCATCGCATAGAAATGCAATGTGGTGTCGAAAACACAAAAAGTCGCGCTGTTCCAGAGCGTCTGGGTTTCAAACTCGAAGGCATGCGAAGGGCATCACATTGGATTACCAATCGATTTGTAGACCATGCGATCTATGGGATGTTATCTTCTGAATGGAAAACGCACGCTTCCCTCCCACGTGAACAAAGAGACATCACCATGGACTATGCCCTAAGAATGGCAAATTCAGGCGATCATGACTGGCTTGAAGACCTGCGCAAACAGGCCTACCGGGACTTGTTTATTGCAACGTGGGGCGCATGGGATGAAGCCCGGCACAAGCGGCATTTTGCCGGCTTCTTGTCAAAAGGCAATTGCCTTATTATTCAAGCCGGACAGACAGATGTTGGGATGATCCAACGCATCGAATCTGCCGATCGATTGACCATTGAAGAGATCCAGGTTTTGCCCCAATACCAGCGCCAAGGATTGGGCACTGCAATTTTAAAAGACACCATTGCCAAGGCCCAGTCTTTGAGAAAAGATGTGTATCTCTCACTTGGACTCAAAAACACAAAAGCATACCGCCTTTACAATCGAATGGGATTCGAGGAATACAAAAGAACAGACACCCATTTTCACATGCGGATCTGTACAGCAGACGAAAGCGAAGACTCAGTCGCGGATGAAAAAGCAACTTGATCAAACGCGTTCCATTGTCAGAACATTACGGATGCATGCGAACTAATGCTTCCCAAAGACCTCCACAAATTCCTGGCGTTGCTTGCTGCTGCCTAACATGAGGAGCTCAGCACCTGCAACCAGCACAGTCGAAGCCGACATGTCTGTGCGGACCTCGCCGTTGTGTTGCATGGCGATCACGTTCAATCCGGTGCGTTCGCCGATGCGGGTCTCTACGAGTGGCTTGCCGTGAAGCGACCGGGGCAGCGCCATCGAAAACAGGTCGACACCCTCTCCCAGCATGATCAGCTCCTTGCCTTGCAAAATTGAGAACACCGCCTCCATACCAAGCGAGGCATAGCTCAACACAAGGTTAGCGCCGGCGCGGTGGATCGCCTCCAGGTTGCGCTCGTGTGAAATACGGCTGACCACCCGCAACTCCGGATTCAGGTTACGGCAGTAGGAGGCCAGATAAATGTTCATCGCGTCGTCATTGGTGGTAAGCAGCACCGACGGGGCCTCCATGATGCCCGCCTGTGTAAGCAATTCATAGTCTGCTGCATCTCCAGAAAAAACGGCCTGGCAGTTGCGGCCAGCGCGTTCGCACAGCGCCGGATCCTGCTCTACCATATGAACTGGAATGCCTTGTCGTTTGAGGGCCTCTGCAGCCGCCGTTCCAACGACCCCACCACCGATGATGACCACCGGGTTGTCGTTTACGTTATAGATCACGAGCATGTCGTCGAGCTCCTGGAGCTGCGCTGCTGTGCCGATCACAACCAGTACACTGGCATGGGAGAGTTCCATCTCAGGCCGGGCCGGCTTCATCCGGCCGTACTCCCAAACACCTACGATGCTGATACCGGTAAACTCACGCAGGCGCGTCTCCCGAACCGTGCGACCGGCCAACGGGGTTCGGTGCAATGGCAACTCAGCAATCATGAGGTCCCGATACTTGCCGATGATGTGTGCATGGGCATGCGATGCGGTGACCCGGCTGGCAAGCTGCTCACCCAGGAATTTCTTCAGACAGAGCACGTGGTTGGCCCCGCTGAGTTGCAATACATCGATCGACCCTTTTTTGCCGGCAGTTGCGACGATGGGCACCTCGGGTGCCACCTGCCGCACCGTAAGAATAATGTTGGTGTTAACGGTATCCTCTCTGTTAACAAACACCATGCGGGCTTTATCGAGTTGTAAAGCCTCATAGGTTTCTCTGTTGTCCACCTCCCCCATAATCACCGAAACCCCATCGAGGTACCGGTTTGAGGCAAGCATTGGATCAGGCTCAAGAACGAAGTATGGGATATCTGCCTGCTTCAGCCGTTCAATCAGGCCGGGGGTAATCATGTCGTAAGCGCAGAGGATGACATGCCCGGTTGTGCCGGCAGGAACGTGCTGTGGTGCACGCAACCGAATCTGCGCCTCCAGCCAGGGCGCATAAAAAAAGCGAATGAAAGCAAAGGGCAACACAATCAACAGCAACACGATGCCGGAAAGCAGCACTAACATGCTAAAAACACGCCCAAGGTCGCTCTGAAAAGTGATATCGCCAAAGCCCAGCGTACTCATCACGGTCAGCGTCCAGTACAGGCCAGTGAACCACGAATGATCCTGCCCTTCCACGTGTACCATAATCAGGTGGAATACTTCGGCAAAAACCACAACAACCACCAACACGAATGCTACATACTTCAGCAGAGCGCGTACATTACGCCGGACCTGGTTGTCGCTGAAGAAGTAGGAAAGCTGTGTACTGACAAACTTCATGGTATTTCGCTGGAATGCAGCGAATAAATCTACAGATGCCCGAAGTTAACAAATAAGGGCGCATCATGCTCCGCAACAGCTCAAGACGCCCCGTTTAGCCTTATTTCGCATCGTTTTCTTGCGTTGGGTGGAAGCGTCGCATAGCTTTTAGCCGCCTGACATGTCTGCAGCCGGCATTACATCGCAAATCAACGATCCTCGGAAGTATCACCTTTAAACAGACTCAAAATTATGCAACTCGGTGCTTTTTCCATCAGCCTTGCCGTCAAAGACCTTGAAGCTTCAGCGGCTTTTTATAAAAAGTTTGGCTTCGAACCTTTTGCTGGAGATGCCTCCCAAAACTGGCTGATCCTGCGCAATGGCGACCACGTCATCGGTCTGTTTCAGGGCATGTTCGAGAAAAACATCATGACTTTCAATCCAGGCTGGAACCAGCAGGCACAAAATCTCGACGCCTTCACTGATATCCGCGCGTTGCAACGCAACTTGAAGGCAGCGGGTGTACAGTTTGTGACGGAGGCAGACGAGACCACCACGGGACCAGCCAGTTTTACTGTTGTAGATCCTGATGGTAATCCGATCCTTGTGGACCAGCATGTTTAGTGGTGCTGATGGGTCGAGGTAAAAGTACGCGGGAATGCCTTGCGCTTCTCAGGGACCCGGATTACTTTCTGAGCATAAAACCACACTTAGCGGCCGGCTGTTATTCAATCCCAAAATCTGATGAAAAAAATGAACCTGGCTGCCCCGTATCTTCTTTTGTCCGTCGTTTTACTCGCAGGCTGCGCAGCGACAAAGTCGGCACCTGATGGTAACATGGCGTCAGCCGTGAAGTTGATGGTCCTTTACCCGCAGCCGACCGATGTGGAAAAATTCGAGCTTGACTACGTTGAGCATCTCAAGCTCCTTCATGAGAAAGCCAATATCGCGGAAGATGCGCCCCTTCCGTACACCGTAACCAGGTTTGCGCCAACGCCGGATGGCCCACCTCCTTACTATCAACTCTTTACAATGCATTATTCGTCAGCAGAAGCCCTCCAGCAAGCCAGAAGCAGCCTGGGTGAAGTGGCGGCTGATGCTGTTCGCATTTCTTCAGGGGGAGCTCCCATTGTTATGATTGGGAGTGACACCCCCTAGACTCCGGTACATGTCGTATCGGTGGCTCGCATTTATTAATTCAAGTATGACATGAACCGACGGGAGTTTGTACAGATGTGCCAGATGCTCGGGCTAAGTTTGCCCGTTGCTGGCGCTGTATCCGCATGCGGCGAAACGGACGCGCTGGCGCGGGAAGTTAACAATGTAATTATCGTTGGCGCCGGCGCAGCCGGCCTTACAGCCGGCTACCTCCTTCAACAACAAGGCATAGCGTTCCAAATTCTGGAAGCCTCCTCCGGATTCGGGGGCCGTATGAAGCGCACCACCACCTTTGCCAACTTCCCCATTCCGCTAGGCGCAGAATGGATTCACGTCAATGCCAACATTCTTGATGAAATTGTCAACGATGAGGCATTACAAGTTGATATTGCCACAACGCAGTACGACACGAGCGTGGATTACGCCTTGTATGAAGGAGAGCGGGTGTCAATGCCGGACATTGGCTTCAATGAAGACAGCAAGTTTATCAATGCCACCTGGTTTGATTTCTTCGAGCAATATATCTTCCCCGCTGTTGCACAGCAGGTCACCTATGATGCCGTGGTCGAGACGATAGATTACACAACCGAAACGGTTAGTGTCGCTACAGAAAACACGACCTATACGGCAGACCGGGTAATTGTCATGGCTCCCGTCAAACTGCTCCAAAACGGCGCGATCACCTTCACGCCGGCATTACCCGATGACAAACAGGAAGCCATCGATGCTGTACGCGTATGGGATGGATGCAAGGCATTCATTGCTTTTACCGAGAAGTTTTACCCTACAGCCATTGCTTTCGAAATAATCCCCGAGACGGCAGGCCAGAAACTCTACTATGACGCCGCTTACGGCCAGGACACCACCGAGCACGTACTGGGGTTGTTTGCTGTAGGTACCGGGACAAAACCCTATGTCGACTTAAACAACGACGAACTGATTGCCTACATGCTCAACGAATTGGACGAACTATTCGACGGCCAGGCTTCACCCAATTACATAAAACACATTTTTCAGAACTGGAACACTGATCCGTTTGCAAACGGGGCATATGTTGTTGATCATGAAAACTGGCGCACGGTACGTACGCTGGGCCAAAACGTCAATAACCGCCTGTACTTTGCCGGCACATCTTATACTGATGGGGAGGATTGGAGTAGCGTTCATACAGCCACACGATCCGCTGCCAGGGCCGTGCAAGAGATTTTGAGGAGCTGAGCCGGCTACACCCTGCTAACCCGCACCTGAATGCCCCGTATTTTGATAATAGGATGTAGCGGTAGCGGTAAATCCACGCTGGCAAAACAAATTGCATCAGCTTGTAGGCTCCCTTACATCAACACAGATGCCTTATACTGGAACAGCGACTGGTCCGTCGTTCCAACCGAAACGGTACTGGCGGCTATAGATTTCGAGGCAGAAAACTATGTGCTCGATGGGAATTTTGCTTCAAGCCGTGAACAGGTATGGCGCGCGGTAGACATTATTGTCTGGCTGGATTATGGCCTACCGCTTGTGCTCTACCGCCTTTTCTTTAGAAATATGCGCTGGTGGCTTTCAGATGCTTCTCCCTGGACGGGAAAACGGATGAGCTTTAGGCGAGCTTGCGCTGGGCTATGGCATGGCTTCCGGTCGCATGGTAAGAAGCGCACAGCTTACCCAGGGTATCTCATGGACTTTCCGGATAAAGAGATCCATCGGATATCCAGCAAAAAAGAACGCACACTACTCCTCAATGCGTTGAGTACCCGATTCGGATTTTGAGCCGGCCACCAGTTTGTGTTTCTTATGGCTTCGCTACAAGCACCGTTGTGTTTCCGAAAAGATATAGCATGACTACAGACCTTCAATACCAGTTTGGATTGACTGAATCGCTCAGGTCCCAAGCCGCCCTGCTGTACGACCAGGCGTTTGGTGCTAAATTCTCCGTGGCAATCAAAGACACCAATCAGCGGATTGCCCTGCTCTCGAAGGCCTTGCTACTCCCCTATGCAGTTACTGCCGTGGCCAGTGGAAAACTTGTTGGCCTGGCTGGTTTTCAGACGCCACAAGGCTCCTTAACAAAAGGCATTACGATTAAGATGTTATTCAAAGAATTGGGACTCATGCGAGGCCTCAGGGCAACCCTGATTTTCAGTCTATTCGAAAGGGAAGCACAGGCAACCGAGTTGCTCATGGATGGCATCGCAGTGGCGGCCGAGGCCCGGGGACATGGCATCGGCTCCACTTTACTCAACGAATTAAAAGCTTATGCAAAAGAGCACGGCTATCAGCAAATAAGGCTGGACGTAATCGATACCAATCCGCGGGCCAGGCAACTGTATGAACGCCATGGCTTTAAGGCAACCGAAATAGTGCATTTCAGATTCCTAAAGGGACTGCTAGGGTTTAGCGCTGCAACTACCATGATCTATAAAGTGGCATAGTCAACAAGCATTCAGCAAAATTTAAGTTGATGCCATACAGTTGTCATAGAGGAGCCGCTTCTTCGCATTGAATAACACAAAAGACTTGCCACTACAAACAGCAGTTGTCATGGCTAAAATTGACCATAAAAAAGAACTCAAAACTTACTACCGCGCTTCTGCAAAACAAGTGGTTGAAGTGGATGTCCCGGCAATGAACTTCTTGAGGGTAGAAGGCAAAGGTGAACCGGGCGCTCCACCCTATGTGGCAGCCGTTGAAGCATTGTATTCCGTTTCGTACACCATCAAGTTCATGGTAAAGAAGGCCGGCACGGACTACGGTGTACTGCCGCTGGAGGGCTTGTGGTGGGCGGATGACATGGCTGACTTTGTCAACGACAACAAAGCCAATTGGCGGTGGATCATGATGATTATGCAACCCCCGCTTGTAGACACCGACCTGGTCAAAGCTGCAATCGGACATGTAAAGGAGAAGAAGCAACTGGCTGCAATTGACAACCTGTCATTTGAATCTTTTAAAGAAGGCTTGTCGGCACAGATCCTACACGTGGGCCCGTTTGCCGAAGAAGGACCAACCATCGAAAGGGTTCACGCATTCATTCAAGACAGCGGCCGCAGCCTGAGCGGTAAGCACCACGAGATATACCTGTCAGATATCCGACGGGCAGCCCCGGAGAACTGGAAGACAATCATCAGGCAACCTATGCAATGAATTGCAGTGGGACGGGCAGCGTTGTTTTTTTATCCTCAGTTCCCGTCTTTCTACCTTGTACTTTTATCCTACTAACCAATCAAACACGCAATCCCCTCTCCTCTCAGCCACCTAAAATGGACCTCATCACACAAGGATTACTCGGCGCTACCGTAGCGCAGGCCGGCGCAAAGCGCGATGAACTGCAACTGGCCTCACTGGTTGGCTTTTGCGCGCCCCTCCTTGCGGATGCAGACACCCTCCTGCGTTCGGCTGAAGACCCGCTCTTGTTTCTTGAGAACCACCGACACTTTACCCCTGCCCTGGCCTTTATCCCCATAGGCGCACTCGTTGCCTCCCTGCTGCTCTGGCCTTTTTTAAAAAAGCGGCTGGCCTTTAAACGCATCTATTTCTACGCGCTTCTCGGATACGCCACCGCCGGGATACTTGATGCCTGCACCAGCTACGGCACCCACCTGTTGTGGCCTTTTAGCGACGTCCGCACCGCCTGGAGTATCATTTCCATCTTTGATCCGTTGTTCTCTTTGGGCTTGCTACTGGCCCTTGGCATTGGCCTTGTAAAACACAAACCGGGCGTAGCAAAAATTGGACTGGCCTTCGCCGGCGCTTATCTGTTGCTGGGTGTCATGCAGCAACACCGGGCGGCATCACTCGCACGCGCTGAAGCTGCGGAAACAGGACACACTGTTGAGCGGCTGATTGTTAAGCCCACAATGGGTAATCTGGTCCTGTGGCGTTCGGTCTATCAATCAGAGGGCATGTATTATGTGGATGCTGTGCGCGTTGGGCTGCCGAACCAAAGCCGGGTTTTCAAAGGGGATATGGTGGACGTATTTGATGTCAGCCGTGACCTGCCTCGGCTGTCAGCGCAGACCACGCTCTATGACGACATCCAGCGGTTTGCTGTTTTCTCTGACGGCTTCCTTGCGTGGCACCCCGATCAACCCAATGTTTTGGGTGATGTACGCTACGCCATGTTACCAACCAGTACCCGTCCGCTTTGGGGCATCACGTTGAACCTTGATGCGCCAAATGAACACGTCTCGTTTGATACCTATCGCTCGTTGTCTGCCGGGGAACGGAAAGCCTTTCTTGCCATGCTTTTCGAATGAAGCACAACATTCGATGTCGTTCAGCAGCGCTGCGATGCGTTAACGTAAGATATAGTGTCGTACCTCCGCAACGAGGGCATGACATGCCGCAAGTATTCGTGTGGTTCTTACGCCCAAAGGCCCCCAGAAGCATGAAAAAGAACTGGCCTATCACGCTTTTCATCATGGCTACATGCTTGGGATGTTACCCAACGCTAGAGTCCGTTCCCGAAACACCACAACGCGCAGCAAGCCCACGCATAGATGAAAATAAGTGCCGAAGCAGCAGCTTTGTGATGGGATTTGTGCCATTTCCCGCTACACATAAGCCCTCTGAACAACATGCCATGCCCGATTCAGCAGATGTTTTTCTAATAATCAGCAGGTATTCTTATTCGGATATTGGTGACGAAGCTCGTGCAAAGGTGATCACGTTTGGGGGGGAACGGTTTAATTGTCATACAAGGTTTAATCCCAATAAACTACCGAAAGACGAATGGCCAGAGATCACGTGCAGGCAATCTGATGTAGTATATTCAGATGCCGACCTTGCATCGATTAAGCATGCAATGCGAAGTCAATACTATGAAGGCTGGCCCAAATCGTTTTATCCAGAAACGATGTTTACCCTGGGGACAATAAAAACAATTGCATACCGGGAAGAAAAATTTCAAGGGCTTGATTACAAGTCTGCCCAGGACAATTGCATTCCTGACTGGATGAAAGTTATTGATAAACTCATAGACTGATGTTTAGACCAGCAATACACCGTCTATCTGTTTCACAAGGATAAGAAACACGCATAACGATACATGGTACCCCGTCTTACCTGCTCAATAGCCTGGTTGGCACCTAGAACACCTATCATTCCTGCACCAATATGCTCACGCGTACTTCATTCTTTGTTTACCTGATCGTTGTCCTAACCCCATACTTGATAAACAATGCCCATGCCCAGTCCGCTACAGACAGAGAGGCAGTGGAGCAGGCCGTGCTTGATTATGTAGAAGGGTTTTACCTGGTTCAGCCCGAGCGCATAGCACAGAGCGTTTCCAGACAGCTTGCCAAGGTGGGATATGTGCAGTCGGAAGATGGCTACCGGGAAGTACCCCGTACCTATGAACAATTGTACCGGGGAAGCCAGCGGTACAATGCCGATGGCCACGTCGACCCGGAAACTGCGCCCAAGGTGATTGAGATTCTGGATTTACTCGACCAAATAGCAGTCGTCAAATTGAGCGCGGCATGGGGCATCGACTACCTCAATTTGGCCAAACAGGATGGCCGGTGGAAAGTCATCAACG
Proteins encoded:
- a CDS encoding metal-dependent hydrolase, whose product is MDLITQGLLGATVAQAGAKRDELQLASLVGFCAPLLADADTLLRSAEDPLLFLENHRHFTPALAFIPIGALVASLLLWPFLKKRLAFKRIYFYALLGYATAGILDACTSYGTHLLWPFSDVRTAWSIISIFDPLFSLGLLLALGIGLVKHKPGVAKIGLAFAGAYLLLGVMQQHRAASLARAEAAETGHTVERLIVKPTMGNLVLWRSVYQSEGMYYVDAVRVGLPNQSRVFKGDMVDVFDVSRDLPRLSAQTTLYDDIQRFAVFSDGFLAWHPDQPNVLGDVRYAMLPTSTRPLWGITLNLDAPNEHVSFDTYRSLSAGERKAFLAMLFE